In Deltaproteobacteria bacterium RBG_16_64_85, the DNA window CAGGTTCGGGCGCACGCCCTTGAGCACCCGGCCCCCGCGGTCGGTGGACAGGAAGATCCGCTTCTCCACCGTAACGGATTTCTTCCTGCAGTACTCCTCGAAGTCGAGAACGGAGCAGAAGTGGATGTTGGGCGTGTCGTACCACTCGTACGGCAGGAATTCGGTCTTGGGCATCCGCCCGTTGAACAGCAGGTACAGGCGCATCCTCCAGAAGGCGAAGTTGGGAAGGCCGACGACCCCCTTCTCCCCCACCCGCAGCATTTCCGAGAGGACCACGTCCGGCTTCTTGACCGCCTGGATCGTCTGGTTGAGGATGACATAGTCGAAGGAGCGGTCGGGATAGTCGCGCAGCCC includes these proteins:
- a CDS encoding methionine biosynthesis protein MetW; translated protein: MPGTRIDYSVILGLVPPGAKVLDLGCGDGTLLAGLVQAKRVTGRGIEISEEGVRACIAKGLTVLQGDIDEGLRDYPDRSFDYVILNQTIQAVKKPDVVLSEMLRVGEKGVVGLPNFAFWRMRLYLLFNGRMPKTEFLPYEWYDTPNIHFCSVLDFEEYCRKKSVTVEKRIFLSTDRGGRVLKGVRPNLFAESAVYLLSRRQPAAAERTG